From the Planktothricoides raciborskii GIHE-MW2 genome, the window CAGTCATGGCCAAAGGATTTCCCGAAAGAGTGCCTGCTTGATACATCGGGCCTGCGGGAGCCACCATTGACATAATATCGGCACGACCGCCGTAAGCGCCCACGGGCAACCCGCCACCAATTACCTTACCCAAGGTAGTCAAGTCGGGGGTAACGCCAAATTTTTCCTGGGCTCCGCCATAAGCAATCCGAAATCCGGTCATCACCTCATCAAACACCAATAACGCCCCATATTCTTGGGTGAGTAACCGTAATCCTTCCAAAAATCCCGCATCTGGAGGAATAAACCCAGAGTTGCCCACCACGGGTTCGAGGATCACCCCGGCAATTTCATTGGGGTTTTCCTCAAATAAGGCTTTGACCGCTTCTAAGTCGTTATAAGGTGCGGTGAGGGTATTGGTGGTGGTAGACTTGGGAACGCCGGGAGAGTCAGGCAAGCCGAGGGTGGCCACCCCTGACCCTGCTTTGACTAAAAACATATCGGCGTGACCGTGGTAGCAGCCTTCAAATTTAATAATTTTTTCCCGTCCGGTGAAGGCTCGCATCAACCGCAGGACTGACATACAAGCTTCAGTTCCAGAGTTGACAAATCGCACCATCTCAATGCAGGGAACTGCGTCAATCACCATTTCGGCGAGGACGTTTTCCAGCACACAGGGAGCGCCAAAGCTGGTGCCTTTTTCCAAGGCGGCTTTGAGAGCGGCAATGACTTCGGGATGGGCATGGCCACAGATCGCCGGCCCCCAAGTGCCAACATAATCAATGTATTGGTTGTCGTCTACATCCCAAATATAAGGGCCCTGTACCCGGTCAAAGACGATCGGTTGACCGCCAACGGATTTAAAGGCGCGAACTGGGGAACTCACTCCCCCAGGCATCAGTTTAAGTGCGTCTGCGAAAATTTCTTCGGATCTTTTTGTATTAAAGGTAGTTGTCACCAAAGTGCTTCTCCTTGGTTGGACGAATATGTACACTGTGCGGATTTTGAGTTAGTTGCAAGGGCGATCGCCCCGACAACACAAGAATCGATTATCTCATGGAGATGGATCATCGGTGACAGAGTGAATTTCAAGATTAATTAGCCATAAGTAAAATGCGTGTCCTGATCGTAATTCCCCATGTTTTTAATCCTGATGGCGGTGGAAAATATGCGTCTTTAAGCGCCGATCCACAGCCGAGAATTTTGGCTTTGACTGAATGTGTTAGAGCCTTGCATGGTCTGTATGGGTCGGATCAGATTTATTTTAAGTACGATCGCCATCAACTCTACCAATTACCGGCGAACCAAAATCCATCGATGCAAGTGGATATTATCATTGCCACCACTCAAGGACTTCATGTGCTCGATCGCCTTCCGGTGACCTCGGATTTTTATCAACACCATCCCACGGACTGCGATCCGATGTTATTAGGGTTTCAATGTCATGGTATCCTGAAAAAAAATCTGGGTGCTTATGATTATTACGGTTATTTAGAAGATGATTTAATTTTACACGATCCGGCTTTTTTTCAAAAGTTGCGTTGGTTTAATTCATCGGTCGGGGATGGGTGGGTACTTCAGCCGAATCGCTTTGAATGGGTGCAAGAAGCGAATTTAATTAGAAAAAACTATATCGATCCAGAACTACTATTTAAAACGGGTCAACCGGGAGAGTTTGCCCATTATTTTACCGATAATTTAACCATTTTAGCCAGATTGATGGGTGAAGAAATTGTCATCAAACGGGCAGAAAACCCCCACTCTGGTTGTTTCTTTTTAAATCAAAAGCAAATGGAGTATTGGGCGATTCAAGATTATTTTGGCCAAATCGATTGTCGATTTTTTGGCCCTCTAGAAAGTGCGGCATCCCTCGGTTTAGCCCGGACTTTTAGAATTTATAAGCCCGCTCCAGCAAATGCCAATTTTTTAGAAATTCAGCATTTTGGGGATAAATGGAGTGATAAAATTAAAAATACGGTATTCTATTAATAATTGTTGGTTGTTCTTTGTTCTTTAGTTCTTTGTTGGTTGTTGTTTGGGCAAATTCAACAATCAAAGAATCCCTACCCAACCACCAACCACCAACCAACAACAATGAACAATCAACTACCAACAAAAAACAACTAACAACCAAAGAATCCCTACCCAACAACTAACAACCAACAACTAACAACTAAAAACTAACAACTAATTATGGAAAATTTCAATACCGCAATTCCTGTAGAACAAATTCGTTACAATGAGCAAGGATTAGTCCCCGCGATCGCCCAAGATTATCTCGATGGCACCGTGTTAATGATGGCTTGGATGAATCAGGAATCATTGCAAAAAACTTTGGCAACTGGGGAAGCCTGGTATTGGAGCCGATCGCGGCAAGAATTGTGGCATAAAGGGGCGACTTCTGGACATATCCAAAAAGTCAAATCTCTGCGCTACGATTGTGATAGCGATTGCCTACTAATTGGCATCGAGCAAATCGGCGATATTGCCTGTCATACCGGGGAACGCAGTTGTTTTCATCAAGTCGATGGGCAAATTTCTGCCCCCCCAGCCGATACATTATCTCAGGTATTTGAGGTAATCTGCGATCGCAAAAATAATCCCAATGAATCCTCTTATACTTGTAAACTATTGGCCGGTGGGGATAATAAAATCCTCAAGAAAATTGGCGAAGAAAGTGCCGAAGTGGTGATGGCTTGTAAAGATGATAATCCCGAAGAAATTGCCGGGGAAGTAGCTGACTTATTTTATCATGCAATGGTGGCATTAGCTCATCATAATGTTCCCTTAAGAGCGGTTTATCGCAAATTGCAAGAACGCCGAGGATAAGTCAATTAGCCCCATCAATAGCCTCATCTTTTAGGCGATGTTGCATCCGCGATCGCAACCTTTTAGGCGATCGCGGGTTAGCCAGAAACCATCAAATATCGGCCAAAAACTAGGAGCAAAAACTAGGAGCAAAAACTAGGAGCAAAAAAATCAGGTTTCGGTAATAATTTCAGCATCGCTGTCAGAAACCTATTCAGAAACCCGATTTCTAAAATATCTGAAATATCTGAAATTTCTAAACCAAAACCTCAAAAACAAAACCTCAAACTTGATCCACTTCTGTTAAGGTCAAATCAACTCGCGCTTGTACCGGAGTCCCATCCCGTAAAAATCGCGTCAATCTATAACTTATTTGCTGCACAAAACAGCGGATGTATTGCTGTTGTCCCCAGGTAAACACATAAATTGGAGGACGTTTATCTTTGCCGCTGCCTTTCGTAGCAAATTCTACAGATTTTTTCAGTTTATTAATATACTTATCCATAACATTGCTGCCATCTTCATAAGTATCAAAAACAATATTGCTAATCGTCAGAGTGTAAGGTTCTGGATAGGCAAAACTGACTTTTGGCAGACCCCTTTTGGTGCGGGCGCCTTTACTGGCATTCACCTGAATGGATCTTTGAAAAACCAATTCATTCGGATTAAACATAAACTCGATCGTGTCACTTTCTTGGGAAATTAGTTTTGCTTTTTCGAGTTTGCCAGACGCTGCTGAATTTGCCATAATGATTTTTTTAATCAGGATTTCAAGAGGAATTTATAACCGGGAAACCGGCAATTGTTCAGGATTTTGTAGGGGCAATTCCCCCCGTGGTTGCCCCCATTGATTGAATAAATGCGTAAGTCCAGTTAACCTAAGTTCACCAGGGTAAACGACCGGAATACGATCGCCCATTACGTTCTCGTTCGATTTGCAAGCGAGCAACCACTCGACGGTAAACTTCGCGGGCGATCGCATCTAAATTATCCGGGAGTTCGGGTTCTGAAGCCAAATACGGAGAAGTCAGGGTCACAGGTTGAATCACCGAGGGCGCGTAAGTATCTTCTTGGGGAGAAGATGGCCCAGAGGACTGACGCTGCTTGGCTTTCTCATCAGAATTTTGCCGCTGAAACCCCGTGGGAGTGAAAATAATTTCCTCCTGGGGAAAATTATCAAGATTACTCTCACTAATATTGTCTAGTAAGTCAGCCAGACTTGACCAAGAATTTGGCAATTCTGAATTAGCCGATAAAGACCCAGAAGCATTTTTTGGCCTGGGAACCAGACTGTTATTGCTGCCTGGGAGATCAAACACAATTTCTGGGGCGATCGCCCTGGATAATTCCATTGTAGCCTCATTCAAAGGGCGAATTTGACTCAAAGATTCCACCACTGTAGGCCAAGCATTTTGACTAAGTTTTGCACTCAAGTTTGACCGCCGTTGCTCTGCCGCATTTTCCCCAACAAGGGCTGAATACTTCTCACCTTTATCTTCCTCTGTCACCCCGTCATCATTGGGCGGAAATCTTGGGACAGACTTAGAGCGAGACTCAATCGCTTCCTCTGGCACAAACTCTGAGGAAATATCCCCAAAATTTTCGGGTAAAAACACCGTGGATAATCGGTGATTTTCACCTAAAGGTTTAGAGGGTAGTAAAGGATTTTGCAGACCGAGAGGTTTTACGGGAATCATATTATTTTATTATGGTTTATTCTATCTAAAATTCATGATGAAAATGGCCGCTAAATACAACTACTGAGGAAAGAAACCCGTCCCATCCCGCGCACTGAGTTCAGTCACACCACCTCCAGCGGTCTTCGCTTGCACATTTAATCCCTCATAGGCGATCGTCAATTCTTCAATAGCAAGACTCGATGAGTTCGCTTGTAGTCCCTCAGTTTTCCACGCAACCGGAACCGCCCCAATTAGTCGCCAACATTGTATCGTTTCACCAGCTTGATTAAACAATAAAATATTAATATTGCGACGTTTCGGGGGTGAGCCTGTTGCCCAATCCCAAAAAGCCAGATCGTCAGTAATTCCCCGCTTTAAAGTCACATCAGAGAATTCTTTATGTCCCAGAATAATTCGCTGTTGATCGTTAACTCCTCCTTCAAAGTAAGTCTCATATTTTAAGTTAACACTTAAACCGGAACATTCGCTAAAACAAGCCGTCAGGCTGTTTCCTGGCTGCATTTCTATGTAAAAACGATTAGCGGTGACATAGTTTAGCCCATGTGTATCGGCCATAATCAAAACCCCTGGAAATATTTATTTTATGTTCTTGGAATTTTTTTTCTGGATTGTTTCTGGATTCTGCCTGGGAATCGACAGGTCTTTAATAGGAATTAAACCTGTTTGAGTGAGTAAACGCTGCATTTCTACCGTTCTCATAACTTCGCAAAATTTTTGCCCTACTGGTAATAGACGATTGTCTTTTAAATAGACTAAAGCCAGAGGATAAACTAGGGGATAGCGTTGGGAAATTAATTCTGGTAAATTCGGGCCATAACTGCCTTTATTATTACATAAGTCATTGGCGGGCGTAATCGGTTGTTGATTGTTTTGGATTAGCGGGGAAATCGGTGTTTTTTGGTCTGCTTGTAAGGCTAAAGGATAGACGGAACATTGATTAAATACTTGGCTGAAAGGGCCAAAGGCGATCGCGCCTACGGGTTGTTCTTGTTCAAAATCTCCGATAATCCCTCGCAGCAGCTCAGTCATACTATTCGGCTGACTGATCGCCGGTTGTATCTGCACAAAACTATTTGCTTGTTGTTCAGACTGTTGAGACTTTTGTAAAGCTTGAAACTCCCGAATCAAGTTACGATCTTGCAGCACCACATCCTCGAAAAGTTCCACCGCTTCTGGTTGATTAGGGATATATAATTTCACCGGCATATCTGGCCCACCCAATTCTTGCCAATTGGTAATTTTACCCGTGTACAGTTGACGCAGTTGCTCAAAAGTAATCTGGCCATTTAAATAAGTGGGAATACTATTTTCTCGTTGGTTATACCCAAAAGCGACAAAAAAGACTAAGCTATCATAGCCGATAATTTTATAGTCCAAATCTCGATAGATCAGATTTCGATAGAACTTTTCCACGCTGACCAGATTAGAAATGGCAAAATAAGCCTCTCGGTTACGAACTTTAGCGATCGCATCTGTTGCCGAAGCTTGAGGTAGATAAATCAACTGGATCTGAGGCGGTTCCTGACCATCTTTCGCCGGAGGGTTTAAGCGTTTGGCTAACTCCTCCTGTAAAGTGGTTCCTTGGCGAATTAGATTTTCTCCTAATAAAACCCGATGCCAAGTGTCATTTTGCTTCGCCGTATAGGAAAAAATTCCCGTGGGAAAACCGGACACTCGATCCACACAACAGACCACCGATGAATCCTTTATTTGACTGCGATCGCGAACCAGGAAAAACCAAATTAAATAACCAACTAGCAACACACTAGAAATCCCGACTATCCACAAAAGAATTTGCCGCCAATTCCGTTTCTTTTTTTCTTCTACGGGCTTTTCTACCTCGGTAAATTCAACCTTCTCCACCAAATTTACCGAAATTTTTAACAAAGCTAATCTAGCCATTTCCGCGCTGTCAAATTGGCGTGAAGCGAAGCTATCCCGTAGACGTTCCGCCTTCCCGTAGGGTAGAGAATCGCCCAACTCCATCAAATTAAAAATAAAGTTTTTTAACTCTGGGTTCACCGACTCTGGCCAGTTTGCGTCTAGCATTGGATCTAAAGGATAACCCATTGTCCGATCTATAGAATCACCGGCTAACAAATAAAAAGCCAAATTCCCCAAATCTTTTAAATCTTGTTTAAGCGATCGGGCTGGCACTTGATTCGGTTCAGGATAAAACAAATCTTCCCACAAAGCCGGATCGCAAAGATAAATAAAAAACCCCTGTAAATTCGGCACAATAATCAACGTTTCCAGATTCAGATTTCCGTGAGGGATGCCTTGGCGAACTAATCCCGATCGCAAGCGAAACTTTTGCCGATGTAAACAATCTAAACTTTGGAGAACTTGGCTAAGAACCTGGTAGACTTCCCTGCTGGTCATTGCCCCAGTTTGTTCTAAGTAACTGGCCAAAGTTGGGGCAGTGTATAAATTAGTATGGTAAACTAGATAGCAGCGTTCTTGGTTCGCATCAGCGATCGCCTCCGAAGGCAGAATCAGCCGAAAATCTTGAAATCGATTATCTGCTAAATTAAACCCGCCGATTCGCAAAAAAATTTCTTTCAACTGTCTAGTTTCTGTTGGGGAAAAATAACGCTTTGGTAACAAATACTCTTTAATAATTAATGCTTCTTGATTTGAAATTTGCACCGCCTGATAAAATCTCCCAATTCCTCGGTGTCCCAGGTAATTGTCGATTTGATAGATTTCTTTAGAACCCCGAATCTTAGTTTCCGGGGCTAACAAAGCCGGAAACCGACATTTTTGGCAAGATTTAGCATCAGCAATTTGCTCAACAGTTTGCTGAGGAAAATCACAAAATAAAGGATTTCCCACTTCACAAGCATATTTCACATAAAGTGGTTTAACAATCCTTGGTTTAACTGCCTCCTCTGTCATCGTTTCTTCCAGATTCAGTTCAGTTTCCTGAGTTTCTAATTCCCCAGCAAATTTATCTCTAACTGATTTCGGTAACTTTTTAATCAGCTTAGTGAATCTTTTAGATTTTTTCAGTTTGTTAACACCGGGAAGCTTATCGAGCTTAATCGGCGACTTTTTCAGATTTTCCATAACAATGGGAACTATCCATTGAAATGGTCTTGGCACCAGGCGCGTCACTGAATAAAACAAGCGATTTTGCCTAGAAGAGATTTGGCTAGTCAATTTAGCAATTTCTCTTCTTTTCCCTTCTGTGAGTAATTGTTTCCCAATGTTATCGCTCATAATGTTTAATCGATTTAATCGGTTTAATCGGTTTAATCTGTAGTCAACCTAATCTGTCAACCTAAGCTATAATTAACCTTATATAATTATAAATATCAAAGGGCAAAGGAGCCGAAAATAATGGCAGTAGAAGAAGTCGTAAGACTATTTAGAACCGTGCAACAATATCCTGAGATCAAAGAGAAGTTAAACTCAGCGCCGAACCTGGAAACCTTAGTACAAATGGCCGGAGAAATGGGTTATAGTTTTACCGTTGAAGAATGGAAACAAGCCACCCGTTTTGAAGTAGAGGAATTAAAGTCTAAATTGTCAGAAATTCCTGGGATTTAAAATGTCTAACAATTGCTAGACATTTTTTGACAATTGTTAGACATTTTTTGACGGCTTCAGGCTGGGTTGAATCTTGAAACCCAGCCTCTAAGATTTCTCTCGACTCAGTATCAATCGTCAACGGGCTTGACCCTATATATTTACTCCGAAACCTTAGTTTTCAAGGCTTCCTGAATGGCAGCGATCGCCTCTTCTGGAGCTAAAGTCTGAACATTTTCTGGATCCAGGCCATACTCTTGTAAATTCGTGATCGCCGCTTCATCTCCCGCTAACAACTTCTCATACAACTCTTGAGCTTGCTGCATCAGGTCATCCTCCTCTTCAGACTGAACCTGAACATCCTCCTCTTCTTTAGCCTGAACTTCCGGGGTCGCTTCCTCCTCCTCGGGGACTAACTCTGCCGAGTCCTCCTCTTCTTTAGCCTGAACTTCCGGGGTCGCTTCCTCTTCCTCGGGAACTAACTCTGCCGAGTCCTCCTCTTCTTTAGCCTGAAGCATCCCCGTTTCTTCTTCTGCCGTCTCTTTCGCAGAGATGCTAATATTCCCCAGGCTATGACCCAAGCTTGCTCCAAGTTCTTCTTTCCCTTGCAACTCTGGAACATTATCTGTGTCAGAAGATTCTTTTTCTAAATCAAAAGGACGGGACTCTAAAGCCGTTGCCACAGGCGCTACTTGAGCAACTTTTTCCCGATCTCGCTTTTGAATTCTGGTGCGAATGCGTTTCATCTGCGGAGTCCTCTTCTTTGCAACTGAAGTCAAACTATCGTTGAGGTTAGCCGGAAACCTAACAAACCCGATCTTACTGACTTCAAAAAAAATTAGATATTAGACTTTTGGCGAATTTGCCAAAAAACATTATTTATTAGTTATTAGTCATTAGTTATTCGTTATCAGCTTCAAACAAAAAAGAACAAACAACAAATAGCAAATAGCAAATAATGAATAATAAAATAACAAATAAGCAATTTTAAATAATAAATAACTAATGCTTACTTTGCAAAGCCGCTTTAGGATAAGCAATCCGTTTGTGATTAAACTGTTGCCAAACCTGAATAAAAATTTCCGCAATTTTAGGCATATCTTCTCGTCGCAGTCCTGACTCCACAAGCTGATTATCTTGCCAGCGAGCGCGGAAAATCTTATTCACCATACTTAACGCTTCCTCTGGAGTCGCATCTTTCAAACTGCGTAATGCTGCCTCACAAGAGTCTGCCAACATCACGATCGCCGTTTCCCGGGACTGCGGAATCGGGCCATCGTAGCGAAAATCGGATTCGGCAACGGACGGCTGCCCATCAGCCGCTGCCCGTTGCTGGGCTTGGTGATAAAAATAAGCAATCAGCATCGTTCCCTGATGTTCCGGGATAAAAGCTTGTAACGCCTTGGGTAAGCGAGCCCGCTTGGCCATCACCAATCCTTGAGTCACGTGCTTTTTAATAATCTCGGCACTTTTCCACGGATCGTTAATTTCATCGTGCTTATTCACCCCATTCATTTGATTTTCAATAAATCCCAGGGGATCGTGCATCTTGCCAATATCGTGATACAAAGTTCCTGCCCGAATCAGTTCGACATTACAGCCCAATTCTTTAGCTGCCGCCTCCGCCAAACTAGAAACAAACAGGGTATGTTGGAAAGTCCCTGGCGCTTCTGCCGCCAATCGTTTGAGCAAAGGACGGTTCAGGTTAGATAATTCCGCCAAACGAATGGGAGTAATCAGGTCAAAGCCTTGTTCCAAATAAGGACTGACACCCAGGGCAATGATACTCCACGCCACCCCGAGCAGCGCCTGTAACCCAGAACTCATCAGGATAGTAGACCATACAGCCGGGGCTGTGGCCGTCACAATCAGGGTGACAATCAAATAAACAATTCCCTGAGTCAATCCCACACCCAGTCCTAACAGGGCTAATTCTTCCCGTGTACGCATTTTTCCGCCCACAATTCCACCGAGCAATCCTCCGGCTACATTGGCGAATAAAATGGCGGCGTCTATTTCCATGCCCACAGGTAACAATAGACCAATCAGTGAGACGACGGTGCCTGCGAGAGTAGAACCGTAAAAGTTACCAATCCATAGACCGATCGCCGGTAAGCTGACGATCGGTAGCTTGAAATACAAGAGTAACGGGGTAGAGAGAGTTAGCAGTAGGATCAGCAGATGATCTCGTCGTCGCAGGGGGGAGTAATATCGATGTTCCACGAACCAAAACACTCCCACCCCGATACCAACCCCCCCGGCTAACATGATTAAGCCCATCCAGTTAATCCCCCGCTGACTTAAGCCAAAGCCATCGAGTAACACCAAATGATTCGGCTCAATGATTTCACCGGCTTGGACAATCACTTCCCCGGCATTAATATTGACGTAGATCGTTTTAACTTCAGCGACCGCCTGTTTAGCAAGGTGATTGGTGGCCTCAGTGTCTTCAATCAAGTTATGCCTTAAGCTGGTTAAGAGGATCCTTGTGGCTAATGCTTCAGATCCTGCTGGGACTTGGGTTTGAAGTTGCAGTTTTACGGCATTTTTGATCAGTTCCTGGGGTAGACCGGCAGGAATGCCTTGAGTCAGTATCAGTTGAGCGGTCTGTTGGATGCCCTGTTTAGTGATTTCCCATTCTCCGTCGGACAAATTGAAGAAAGTTTGATCGTAAATCAGTGTTGGGGAGTTGGATTTGCTGGCTCCCAAAGCGGTGATCGCTCTTGAATAGCGCTGACGAGACTCGATAATGGTATCAATTAAATAATTGAAACTTTCTGAATCACTTTGCCGTTGGTAAAGTTTCAGTTCGGCGATCGCCTGATTACCCAACTCGGTAATCAGGCGATTGCTCAAAGCCCAGCGGACAATAATCGGCACATTCTCTGACCCTTGCTTTCTGACGGAATATTCTGAGGGATTTTGTGTCCCCTGTGGGCGGCGATTTTGTTTCACTTGTGAGAGAATGGTCAGCCATTCCCAGGGGCTGGCAGTCCTTAAATATTGTTGGGATGATTCCGACAATATCTGGGTCGGCGTAAAAGGATAGATGCCCAGGATTTCTCGGAGTTGATCTCCCTGAGTCAAATAGTGTTGTAAACTTTTCTGAATTTGCTCAGTCCGGTCAGGGTCTATCTTCAAGACCGGAATAGCCCCCCGTTGAGCCGCTTTCCGAATCTCTTCGGTAGTCTTGTGATCGGGAAACCGAGCCGTTCTCGGCGCAATAATCGTCTTCGGCGCCGGTGTACCGACGGCCAATCTTGGCTGATTGTAGAAGCGGGTGCCAATGACACTGGTCAGACAAATCACCGCCAACATCAACGATAAGGGCGA encodes:
- the hisIE gene encoding bifunctional phosphoribosyl-AMP cyclohydrolase/phosphoribosyl-ATP diphosphatase HisIE is translated as MENFNTAIPVEQIRYNEQGLVPAIAQDYLDGTVLMMAWMNQESLQKTLATGEAWYWSRSRQELWHKGATSGHIQKVKSLRYDCDSDCLLIGIEQIGDIACHTGERSCFHQVDGQISAPPADTLSQVFEVICDRKNNPNESSYTCKLLAGGDNKILKKIGEESAEVVMACKDDNPEEIAGEVADLFYHAMVALAHHNVPLRAVYRKLQERRG
- a CDS encoding phage tail protein, with protein sequence MADTHGLNYVTANRFYIEMQPGNSLTACFSECSGLSVNLKYETYFEGGVNDQQRIILGHKEFSDVTLKRGITDDLAFWDWATGSPPKRRNINILLFNQAGETIQCWRLIGAVPVAWKTEGLQANSSSLAIEELTIAYEGLNVQAKTAGGGVTELSARDGTGFFPQ
- a CDS encoding HD family phosphohydrolase gives rise to the protein MKNIQSLTKTVEKWRQSCSAPDRQKPSSDSSTSHAKPLTRSLQDRSKMNLWLLQLSHLSLAGVSQTNKPVCSRHSKARSPLSLMLAVICLTSVIGTRFYNQPRLAVGTPAPKTIIAPRTARFPDHKTTEEIRKAAQRGAIPVLKIDPDRTEQIQKSLQHYLTQGDQLREILGIYPFTPTQILSESSQQYLRTASPWEWLTILSQVKQNRRPQGTQNPSEYSVRKQGSENVPIIVRWALSNRLITELGNQAIAELKLYQRQSDSESFNYLIDTIIESRQRYSRAITALGASKSNSPTLIYDQTFFNLSDGEWEITKQGIQQTAQLILTQGIPAGLPQELIKNAVKLQLQTQVPAGSEALATRILLTSLRHNLIEDTEATNHLAKQAVAEVKTIYVNINAGEVIVQAGEIIEPNHLVLLDGFGLSQRGINWMGLIMLAGGVGIGVGVFWFVEHRYYSPLRRRDHLLILLLTLSTPLLLYFKLPIVSLPAIGLWIGNFYGSTLAGTVVSLIGLLLPVGMEIDAAILFANVAGGLLGGIVGGKMRTREELALLGLGVGLTQGIVYLIVTLIVTATAPAVWSTILMSSGLQALLGVAWSIIALGVSPYLEQGFDLITPIRLAELSNLNRPLLKRLAAEAPGTFQHTLFVSSLAEAAAKELGCNVELIRAGTLYHDIGKMHDPLGFIENQMNGVNKHDEINDPWKSAEIIKKHVTQGLVMAKRARLPKALQAFIPEHQGTMLIAYFYHQAQQRAAADGQPSVAESDFRYDGPIPQSRETAIVMLADSCEAALRSLKDATPEEALSMVNKIFRARWQDNQLVESGLRREDMPKIAEIFIQVWQQFNHKRIAYPKAALQSKH
- the hemL gene encoding glutamate-1-semialdehyde 2,1-aminomutase is translated as MVTTTFNTKRSEEIFADALKLMPGGVSSPVRAFKSVGGQPIVFDRVQGPYIWDVDDNQYIDYVGTWGPAICGHAHPEVIAALKAALEKGTSFGAPCVLENVLAEMVIDAVPCIEMVRFVNSGTEACMSVLRLMRAFTGREKIIKFEGCYHGHADMFLVKAGSGVATLGLPDSPGVPKSTTTNTLTAPYNDLEAVKALFEENPNEIAGVILEPVVGNSGFIPPDAGFLEGLRLLTQEYGALLVFDEVMTGFRIAYGGAQEKFGVTPDLTTLGKVIGGGLPVGAYGGRADIMSMVAPAGPMYQAGTLSGNPLAMTAGIKTLELLNKPGTYDYLEKITKKLSDGLLAIAKETGHEACGGSISAMFGFFFTAGPVHNYEDAKKSDLSKFGRFHRGMLERGIYLAPSQFEAGFTSLAHTEEHIDRTLAAARQVMSQL
- a CDS encoding Nif11-like leader peptide family natural product precursor, with translation MAVEEVVRLFRTVQQYPEIKEKLNSAPNLETLVQMAGEMGYSFTVEEWKQATRFEVEELKSKLSEIPGI
- a CDS encoding substrate-binding domain-containing protein, which produces MSDNIGKQLLTEGKRREIAKLTSQISSRQNRLFYSVTRLVPRPFQWIVPIVMENLKKSPIKLDKLPGVNKLKKSKRFTKLIKKLPKSVRDKFAGELETQETELNLEETMTEEAVKPRIVKPLYVKYACEVGNPLFCDFPQQTVEQIADAKSCQKCRFPALLAPETKIRGSKEIYQIDNYLGHRGIGRFYQAVQISNQEALIIKEYLLPKRYFSPTETRQLKEIFLRIGGFNLADNRFQDFRLILPSEAIADANQERCYLVYHTNLYTAPTLASYLEQTGAMTSREVYQVLSQVLQSLDCLHRQKFRLRSGLVRQGIPHGNLNLETLIIVPNLQGFFIYLCDPALWEDLFYPEPNQVPARSLKQDLKDLGNLAFYLLAGDSIDRTMGYPLDPMLDANWPESVNPELKNFIFNLMELGDSLPYGKAERLRDSFASRQFDSAEMARLALLKISVNLVEKVEFTEVEKPVEEKKKRNWRQILLWIVGISSVLLVGYLIWFFLVRDRSQIKDSSVVCCVDRVSGFPTGIFSYTAKQNDTWHRVLLGENLIRQGTTLQEELAKRLNPPAKDGQEPPQIQLIYLPQASATDAIAKVRNREAYFAISNLVSVEKFYRNLIYRDLDYKIIGYDSLVFFVAFGYNQRENSIPTYLNGQITFEQLRQLYTGKITNWQELGGPDMPVKLYIPNQPEAVELFEDVVLQDRNLIREFQALQKSQQSEQQANSFVQIQPAISQPNSMTELLRGIIGDFEQEQPVGAIAFGPFSQVFNQCSVYPLALQADQKTPISPLIQNNQQPITPANDLCNNKGSYGPNLPELISQRYPLVYPLALVYLKDNRLLPVGQKFCEVMRTVEMQRLLTQTGLIPIKDLSIPRQNPETIQKKNSKNIK